A genomic segment from Flavobacterium inviolabile encodes:
- a CDS encoding HdeD family acid-resistance protein: MNNKLIYFLLGLLFIAVGIWVFKTPVESYIALSTLFSLTFLINGILEVIFYGYQRKRMNGYGWGIAAGILDIILGSWLLSSPLLSMEIMPFFIGFMLLFRSSTIIALAIDVAALKRKNWGWYLVFGILGLIFSFLLIWNPLFAQMTIIVWTALAFITIGLSKIFYVFQSPDNIQQIL; this comes from the coding sequence ATGAATAACAAATTAATTTACTTTTTACTTGGTCTTCTTTTTATTGCCGTAGGAATATGGGTTTTTAAAACTCCGGTGGAATCCTATATTGCGCTTTCTACATTATTCAGCCTGACTTTTTTGATTAACGGTATATTGGAAGTTATTTTCTATGGCTATCAGCGTAAAAGAATGAATGGCTATGGCTGGGGAATAGCCGCCGGTATTTTAGATATTATCTTAGGTTCTTGGCTGTTATCCAGTCCGTTATTATCCATGGAAATAATGCCGTTCTTTATCGGCTTCATGCTTTTATTCCGATCTTCAACCATTATTGCCCTGGCCATTGATGTGGCTGCGCTAAAACGAAAAAACTGGGGCTGGTATCTGGTGTTTGGAATTTTGGGACTTATTTTTTCTTTCTTATTGATCTGGAATCCGTTATTCGCACAGATGACCATAATTGTATGGACTGCCCTGGCTTTTATCACCATCGGACTTTCCAAAATATTCTATGTTTTTCAGTCACCGGACAATATCCAGCAGATTCTGTAA
- a CDS encoding TetR/AcrR family transcriptional regulator, with translation MTKAARTKQLIIEQAAPIFNTKGIAATAMSDIMEATGLAKGSLYVHFENKEELCNAVVDYTMHCLSEKVKQQLDRQKTAKGKLFAYVDFLSNTKQPPIPGGCPMLNFGMEADDTNPVIKKKVNKNITLAVATLTNILKEGIASGEFRQPFNAEEFATKMFALLEGGIMMSRMEENSKTMPLIVAILKKEIELLG, from the coding sequence ATGACAAAAGCAGCACGTACCAAACAGCTCATCATTGAACAGGCAGCACCCATTTTCAATACAAAAGGAATTGCGGCAACAGCAATGAGTGACATTATGGAAGCCACCGGTTTAGCCAAAGGCAGTCTGTATGTACATTTTGAAAATAAAGAAGAACTTTGCAATGCTGTGGTAGATTATACGATGCATTGTTTATCTGAAAAAGTAAAACAGCAGCTGGACCGTCAAAAAACTGCCAAAGGGAAATTATTTGCCTATGTTGACTTTCTGAGCAATACCAAACAGCCGCCCATTCCCGGCGGATGCCCGATGCTGAATTTTGGTATGGAGGCAGACGATACCAACCCGGTTATCAAAAAGAAAGTGAACAAAAACATAACACTTGCTGTGGCTACCTTAACCAATATTTTAAAAGAAGGAATCGCTTCCGGCGAATTCCGGCAGCCGTTTAATGCCGAAGAATTTGCAACCAAAATGTTTGCCCTGTTGGAAGGCGGCATTATGATGTCCAGAATGGAAGAAAACAGCAAAACGATGCCATTGATCGTTGCGATCTTAAAAAAAGAAATTGAACTGTTAGGCTAA
- a CDS encoding oxidoreductase: MKKQKVWLITGASRGFGLEIAKAALKAGDKVVATVRSNPEQFEQQFPEQQNLSVVVLDVTQEKQVIAGVEKAIATFGGIDVLVNNAGYGLLGATEEITDQEVRSQFDTNVFGLLNVTRAVLPYMRSRQKGHIINISSLFGYAATVPGFGLYGATKFAVEGITEGLQLEVKPFGIHVTAVAPGLFRTDFASGDSYKSSQLLLEEYQGTVGQVRQAVAGLHGNQPGDPAKLAQVILELANAEHPPLHLPVGKDAVSALRAKMSTIAKEVTEWETLSVSTDHQKN; the protein is encoded by the coding sequence ATGAAAAAACAAAAAGTATGGCTGATCACCGGAGCGTCAAGAGGATTCGGATTGGAAATCGCCAAAGCTGCGCTGAAAGCCGGCGATAAAGTAGTGGCTACCGTGAGAAGCAACCCGGAACAGTTTGAACAGCAGTTTCCGGAACAGCAAAATCTAAGCGTGGTGGTTCTGGACGTCACACAGGAAAAACAGGTTATAGCCGGAGTAGAAAAGGCAATTGCCACATTTGGCGGAATAGATGTACTGGTTAACAATGCCGGTTACGGATTATTGGGAGCTACGGAAGAAATAACGGATCAGGAGGTGAGAAGCCAGTTTGATACCAATGTCTTCGGATTGCTGAATGTAACAAGAGCGGTTTTACCGTATATGCGCAGCCGTCAAAAAGGGCATATCATCAATATCTCTTCTCTTTTCGGATATGCGGCTACGGTTCCCGGTTTCGGGCTTTACGGAGCTACAAAATTTGCAGTAGAAGGCATCACGGAAGGATTGCAGCTGGAAGTAAAACCGTTTGGTATTCACGTAACAGCCGTTGCCCCGGGATTGTTCCGTACCGATTTTGCTTCCGGTGATTCTTATAAAAGCTCACAGCTACTACTGGAGGAATACCAGGGAACGGTCGGTCAGGTGCGGCAGGCTGTTGCGGGACTTCACGGCAATCAGCCCGGCGATCCTGCAAAACTGGCTCAGGTAATTCTGGAGCTGGCCAACGCGGAACATCCGCCGTTACATTTACCGGTTGGTAAAGATGCGGTAAGTGCCCTGCGAGCCAAAATGAGCACTATAGCAAAAGAAGTAACGGAATGGGAAACCTTATCCGTGAGTACCGATCATCAGAAAAATTAA
- a CDS encoding SDR family oxidoreductase has product MKKIILTGSASGFGLLTAKTLVKQGHTVYATMRNINGANAEPAKALKEWAKAHNGIIEIVELDVTSDASVAKAISEITEKSGGHIDVLINNAGISYIGIAETLTIQQTEQLFQVNVIGPDRMIKAVLPLMHQQKSGLIINLTSVQARNVGPLLATYNSTKAALDALSVGYHYELKSAGIDVAVIQPGAYQTTDITAKALQPGNPGAASAYGQDVHRLKAGLDHFFTPTTDSSDPQEVADAVAGLLELPAGERPLWTVVGGATMAQYVQQINQATKGLVETMIQVLS; this is encoded by the coding sequence ATGAAAAAGATTATTTTAACAGGAAGTGCCAGCGGTTTCGGACTATTAACGGCAAAAACATTGGTAAAACAAGGACATACGGTGTATGCAACAATGCGTAACATTAACGGAGCGAATGCAGAACCGGCAAAAGCGCTAAAAGAATGGGCGAAAGCGCATAACGGTATTATTGAAATTGTGGAGCTGGATGTTACCAGTGATGCATCGGTAGCGAAAGCTATCTCGGAAATAACGGAAAAATCAGGAGGTCACATTGACGTACTGATCAATAATGCCGGTATTTCTTATATTGGTATTGCCGAAACCTTAACCATACAGCAAACGGAACAGCTGTTCCAGGTAAATGTTATTGGACCGGACAGAATGATCAAGGCGGTATTGCCGCTGATGCACCAGCAAAAGTCAGGATTAATCATTAACCTGACCAGTGTACAGGCGAGAAATGTAGGGCCGCTGTTAGCGACTTACAACAGCACAAAAGCGGCTTTGGATGCCTTATCGGTAGGGTATCACTACGAACTTAAATCGGCGGGTATTGATGTTGCGGTTATTCAGCCGGGAGCTTATCAGACCACAGATATTACAGCTAAGGCATTACAACCGGGAAATCCGGGAGCAGCGTCTGCATACGGACAGGATGTTCACCGGTTAAAAGCGGGACTCGATCACTTTTTTACCCCTACAACCGACAGTTCCGATCCGCAGGAAGTGGCCGATGCTGTAGCCGGTTTACTGGAGCTTCCGGCAGGGGAGCGACCATTGTGGACCGTTGTTGGCGGTGCAACGATGGCACAATATGTTCAGCAGATCAATCAGGCAACCAAAGGTCTGGTTGAAACGATGATACAGGTTTTAAGCTAA
- a CDS encoding 3-hydroxyacyl-CoA dehydrogenase translates to MNIKIVTVAGSGVLGAQIAFQTAFHGYTVKVYDINDAILEKAKTAFQKLGTAYQADLNATPEQVEKAIQNLSYYTDLAAAVKDADLLIEAVPENPAIKTDFYKKLAAVAPEKTIFASNSSTLLPSHFAGATGRPEKFLALHFANEIWKHNTAEIMGHPGTDAAIFDTVVAFTKTIGMVALPLHKEQPGYIVNSLLVPLLGAGLDLLVRGVADVETVDKTWMVATGAPVGPFGILDVVGITTAYNINKIAATASKDPGQIKVTEYLKKHFIDTGKLGVVSGEGFYKYPNPAYEDPDFLK, encoded by the coding sequence ATGAATATTAAAATTGTAACAGTAGCCGGAAGCGGTGTTTTGGGAGCGCAAATTGCTTTTCAAACGGCTTTTCACGGATATACCGTAAAGGTTTATGATATTAATGACGCTATATTAGAAAAAGCAAAAACTGCTTTTCAAAAACTGGGAACGGCCTATCAGGCTGATCTGAACGCCACTCCGGAACAGGTTGAAAAAGCAATACAAAATTTAAGTTATTATACCGATCTGGCAGCAGCGGTAAAAGATGCCGATCTATTGATCGAAGCCGTTCCTGAAAATCCGGCCATCAAAACGGATTTCTATAAAAAGCTGGCTGCCGTGGCTCCGGAAAAGACCATTTTTGCGTCCAATTCTTCCACGCTCCTGCCGAGTCATTTTGCCGGCGCTACCGGAAGACCGGAAAAATTCCTGGCATTGCATTTTGCCAATGAAATATGGAAACACAACACAGCCGAAATTATGGGGCATCCGGGTACCGACGCTGCCATTTTTGACACAGTGGTTGCTTTTACCAAAACCATCGGAATGGTTGCTTTACCGCTCCACAAAGAACAGCCGGGCTATATCGTAAATTCCCTGCTGGTTCCTTTATTGGGTGCCGGTCTTGATCTACTGGTACGAGGTGTTGCCGATGTAGAAACGGTCGACAAAACCTGGATGGTTGCCACCGGAGCTCCGGTAGGTCCTTTTGGTATACTGGATGTCGTGGGTATCACCACCGCATACAACATTAATAAAATTGCGGCCACGGCTTCCAAAGATCCCGGCCAGATAAAGGTAACCGAATACCTGAAAAAACATTTTATAGATACCGGAAAACTGGGTGTTGTTTCCGGAGAAGGGTTTTATAAATATCCGAATCCGGCCTATGAGGATCCTGATTTTTTAAAATAA